One window of the Actinomyces procaprae genome contains the following:
- a CDS encoding MerR family transcriptional regulator encodes MPTALGYYTTSEVARLAGVDPSAVRRWVSKSQLHPAMVTPGGHYRFRPADVASLLSPDDGPATDAPVETIDVGPVVVEPAPAPAAEVEGIAAVTRTGAALAGVPVEALLQHEQACDSCWSLDDAAAHLAGDKEVA; translated from the coding sequence ATGCCAACAGCACTCGGGTATTACACGACTAGCGAGGTTGCCCGCCTCGCGGGTGTTGACCCCTCGGCAGTACGTCGCTGGGTCAGCAAGTCCCAGCTCCATCCGGCGATGGTCACGCCCGGCGGTCACTACCGGTTCCGGCCCGCTGACGTCGCAAGTCTCCTCTCGCCTGACGACGGCCCCGCCACCGATGCCCCCGTCGAAACCATCGACGTTGGCCCCGTCGTCGTCGAGCCCGCCCCCGCGCCCGCCGCTGAGGTCGAGGGCATCGCCGCCGTCACCCGCACGGGTGCCGCGCTCGCGGGTGTGCCGGTGGAGGCCCTGCTCCAGCACGAGCAGGCGTGTGACTCGTGCTGGTCCCTGGACGACGCGGCCGCCCATCTCGCCGGTGACAAGGAGGTCGCGTGA
- the def gene encoding peptide deformylase, which produces MAYRDIRIIGDPVLRTVCDPITDIDDSVKALVEDLLETVDEDGRAGLAANQIGVSLRAFSWNIDGEIGYILNPRIVELSEDEFQDGEEGCLSVPGLWYPTERAWYARAEGIDLDGKTVVVEGEELMGRCIQHECDHLDGHLYLDRLSRKNRAKAMRELRERGL; this is translated from the coding sequence ATGGCTTACCGCGACATCCGTATTATCGGCGACCCTGTGCTGCGCACCGTGTGCGACCCGATCACCGACATCGACGACTCCGTCAAGGCGCTGGTGGAGGACCTGCTCGAGACCGTCGACGAGGACGGTCGCGCGGGCCTGGCCGCCAACCAGATCGGCGTCAGCCTGCGCGCCTTCTCCTGGAACATCGACGGCGAGATCGGCTACATCCTCAACCCCCGGATCGTGGAGCTGTCGGAGGACGAGTTCCAGGACGGCGAGGAGGGCTGCCTGTCGGTGCCCGGCCTTTGGTACCCGACCGAGCGCGCCTGGTACGCCCGCGCAGAGGGCATTGACCTGGACGGCAAGACGGTCGTGGTGGAGGGCGAGGAGCTCATGGGCCGCTGCATCCAGCACGAGTGTGACCACCTGGACGGCCACCTGTACCTGGACCGTCTGTCCCGCAAGAACCGGGCGAAGGCCATGCGGGAGCTGCGCGAGCGCGGCCTGTGA
- the dnaG gene encoding DNA primase, with translation MAGLIKREDIEAVRERAKIDDVVSEHVTLKSGGVGSLKGLCPFHDERTPSFNVRPQLGLWHCFGCGEGGDVIDFVQKINHLSFTEAVEYLAGRVGVQLRYEEGGTVKRGVEPGTRQRLLEANRLAEAWFQEQLATPAAQVGRNFLTGRGFDRNAAAHFGVGYAPEGWDNLANMLRSRGFTERELVESGLCGRGNSGRIYDRFRDRLMWPIHDVTGAPVGFGGRRLSDADKTVPKYLNTPETAIYHKGQVLYGLDLAKAEIARAHQIVVVEGYTDVMAAHLSGVPTAVATCGTAFGPDHVRIVRRLLGDAADPSAGVIAGNRARGGEIIFTFDGDAAGQKAALRAYGEDQHFAAQTFVAVEPRGLDPCDLRMEEGPDAIPRLLGRRVPLFEFVIRASLANLNLDTAEGRVQGLRAAAPVVAGIRDRALKREYTRRLAGWLGLPESEAIGAVRASERRGGRPGGQGGTPGDFGPADEPLGGPPAERPGLPPVTDPIEKLERHALEVMVQMPQIAARVGADDINAVAFSVPVHRAVFEAIEAAGGAAEVDGLVQQAQAAGLSGGDAVKRATTRWLEQVRAGAFGPVGAAVTELAVAPLPLPAPRGNREAEPDPEALERYASGVLSSLARTGINRRLTELRSRQRRMSPDDPGYRDLFEEIVGLENRRMQMSRGA, from the coding sequence ATGGCGGGACTGATCAAGCGCGAGGACATCGAGGCGGTGCGCGAGCGCGCCAAGATCGATGATGTCGTCAGCGAGCACGTCACGCTCAAAAGCGGGGGAGTGGGTTCTTTGAAGGGGCTGTGCCCCTTCCATGATGAGCGCACCCCCTCATTCAACGTGCGCCCCCAGCTGGGGCTGTGGCACTGCTTCGGCTGTGGCGAGGGCGGTGACGTGATCGACTTCGTGCAGAAGATCAATCACCTGTCCTTCACGGAGGCGGTGGAGTACCTGGCCGGGCGCGTAGGCGTCCAACTGCGCTACGAGGAGGGCGGGACCGTCAAGCGGGGCGTCGAGCCCGGCACCCGCCAGCGGCTGCTGGAGGCCAACCGCCTGGCCGAGGCCTGGTTCCAGGAGCAGCTGGCGACCCCGGCCGCACAGGTCGGCCGCAACTTCCTGACCGGCCGCGGCTTCGACCGCAACGCCGCCGCCCACTTCGGAGTCGGCTACGCCCCGGAGGGATGGGACAACCTCGCCAACATGCTGCGGTCCCGCGGATTCACGGAGCGGGAGCTGGTGGAGTCCGGGCTGTGCGGGCGCGGTAACTCCGGGCGCATCTACGACCGCTTCCGGGACCGGCTGATGTGGCCCATTCACGACGTGACCGGGGCGCCGGTGGGCTTCGGTGGACGGCGGCTGTCGGACGCCGACAAGACCGTCCCCAAGTACCTGAACACCCCTGAGACGGCGATCTACCACAAGGGGCAGGTCCTGTACGGCCTGGATCTGGCCAAGGCGGAGATCGCGCGTGCCCACCAGATCGTCGTCGTCGAGGGGTACACGGACGTGATGGCCGCCCACCTGTCCGGAGTGCCGACGGCGGTGGCCACCTGCGGTACGGCCTTCGGGCCGGACCACGTGCGCATTGTCCGCCGCCTCTTGGGGGACGCCGCCGACCCCTCGGCCGGGGTGATCGCCGGCAACCGGGCCCGCGGCGGCGAGATCATCTTCACCTTCGACGGTGACGCCGCCGGGCAGAAGGCCGCCCTACGCGCCTATGGGGAGGACCAGCACTTCGCGGCCCAGACCTTCGTCGCCGTCGAGCCGCGCGGCCTGGACCCGTGCGACCTGCGCATGGAGGAGGGCCCCGATGCCATCCCGCGGCTGCTCGGCAGGCGCGTGCCGCTGTTCGAGTTCGTCATCCGGGCCTCCCTGGCCAACCTGAACCTGGACACCGCCGAGGGGCGGGTGCAGGGGCTGCGCGCGGCCGCGCCCGTCGTCGCCGGAATCCGGGACCGGGCGCTGAAGCGCGAGTACACGCGCCGCCTGGCCGGGTGGCTCGGACTGCCGGAGAGCGAGGCGATAGGCGCGGTGCGTGCCAGCGAGCGCCGGGGTGGGCGGCCCGGCGGCCAGGGGGGCACGCCGGGTGACTTCGGCCCGGCCGATGAGCCCCTCGGCGGCCCGCCCGCCGAGCGTCCGGGGCTGCCGCCGGTGACCGACCCGATTGAGAAGCTGGAGCGGCATGCGCTGGAGGTCATGGTCCAGATGCCTCAAATCGCGGCGCGCGTCGGCGCGGACGACATCAACGCCGTCGCCTTCTCCGTCCCGGTTCACCGCGCCGTTTTCGAGGCGATCGAGGCCGCCGGCGGCGCGGCCGAGGTGGATGGGCTGGTGCAGCAGGCCCAGGCGGCCGGGCTGTCCGGGGGCGACGCCGTCAAGCGCGCCACCACCCGCTGGCTGGAGCAGGTGCGCGCCGGAGCGTTCGGGCCCGTCGGCGCGGCAGTGACTGAGCTCGCCGTCGCCCCGCTTCCGCTTCCGGCTCCGCGCGGCAACCGCGAAGCCGAGCCGGACCCGGAGGCGCTTGAGCGCTACGCCTCGGGTGTGCTGTCCTCACTGGCGCGCACCGGTATCAATCGCCGTCTGACGGAACTGCGCTCCCGGCAGCGGCGCATGAGTCCGGACGACCCGGGCTACCGGGATCTGTTCGAGGAGATCGTGGGCCTGGAGAACCGGCGCATGCAGATGTCGCGCGGCGCCTGA
- a CDS encoding deoxyguanosinetriphosphate triphosphohydrolase gives MSEDTGDLVGYGAADVMRFVPEPPKNPQRTPFERDRARVLHSSALRRLGAKTQVLGPSADDFVRTRLTHSLEVAQVGRALGQALGCDPDVVDAACLSHDLGHPPYGHNGEQALNIVAESIGGFEGNAQTFRILTRLEPKTLDASGRSVGVNLTRASLDAVAKYPWARGEGPGGPDGRSAVKYCCYDEDREVFAWMREGAPDHRRCLEAQIMDFSDDVGYSVHDVEDAIALFKMDPARLADGAEAETVIEATRSWYATAISADALGAAWERLAGQPFWIRAYSGALADAAQLKNLTSQLIGRFVSAVAGATREVFGEGPLTRYDADLVIPEDTAAEILVLKGAAVRYVMAPREHEPVYLRQRTELFDIADALLESGGRHLEPVFAAAWREADTDAGRLRAVVDQIASLTDTSAQAWHARLCGLLSAV, from the coding sequence ATGAGCGAGGACACTGGCGACCTGGTCGGCTACGGCGCCGCCGATGTGATGCGGTTCGTGCCCGAGCCTCCCAAGAACCCCCAGCGCACTCCCTTCGAGCGCGACCGCGCCAGGGTCCTGCACTCCTCGGCCCTGCGTCGCCTCGGCGCCAAGACCCAGGTGCTGGGCCCATCTGCCGACGACTTCGTGCGCACGCGCCTGACCCACTCCCTGGAAGTGGCCCAGGTGGGGCGGGCGCTCGGTCAGGCCCTGGGCTGCGACCCCGACGTGGTCGACGCCGCCTGCCTCTCGCACGACCTGGGGCACCCGCCCTACGGGCACAACGGCGAGCAGGCACTGAACATTGTGGCCGAGTCGATCGGCGGCTTCGAGGGCAATGCCCAGACCTTCCGGATCCTCACCCGCCTGGAGCCTAAGACGCTTGATGCGTCCGGGCGCAGCGTGGGCGTGAACCTGACCCGGGCGAGCCTGGACGCGGTCGCCAAGTACCCCTGGGCCAGGGGTGAGGGGCCGGGCGGTCCCGATGGCCGCTCGGCGGTCAAGTACTGCTGCTACGACGAGGACCGCGAGGTATTCGCGTGGATGCGGGAGGGCGCTCCGGACCATCGGCGCTGCCTGGAGGCTCAGATCATGGACTTCTCCGACGACGTCGGCTACTCCGTCCATGACGTGGAGGATGCCATCGCCCTTTTCAAGATGGACCCCGCCCGCCTGGCCGACGGCGCAGAGGCGGAAACGGTGATTGAAGCCACCCGCTCCTGGTACGCCACCGCCATCAGTGCCGACGCCCTCGGCGCCGCCTGGGAGCGCCTGGCGGGCCAGCCGTTCTGGATCCGTGCCTACAGCGGGGCGCTGGCAGACGCGGCGCAGCTGAAGAACCTCACCAGCCAGCTGATCGGACGCTTCGTGTCCGCCGTGGCCGGCGCCACCCGGGAGGTCTTCGGTGAGGGGCCCCTGACCCGCTACGACGCGGACCTGGTGATCCCCGAGGACACCGCGGCCGAGATCCTGGTACTCAAGGGTGCGGCGGTGCGGTATGTGATGGCGCCCCGCGAGCACGAGCCCGTCTACCTGCGCCAGCGCACCGAGCTGTTCGACATCGCCGACGCCCTGCTCGAGAGCGGCGGCCGGCACCTCGAGCCCGTATTCGCCGCGGCCTGGAGGGAGGCCGACACCGACGCCGGGAGGCTGCGCGCCGTCGTCGACCAGATCGCCTCCCTGACCGACACCTCCGCGCAGGCCTGGCACGCCCGCTTGTGCGGGTTGCTGTCCGCGGTGTGA
- a CDS encoding glycosidase has protein sequence MTTTTTLVHRAYTGPGQWWRDRLVYEIPSPDLGAGELDAMGGLFEHVVSLGFGAVLVRPSRLDTSSEMPAFRRFAERAHELGLRVIVRISGALMPVTGVHAGEDNPIVVFHERDHEGLVERAESFLAAGADGVDLGTILPPEAWDESDLGRLSEYLAAVQSLLVEYVPEGTLGADVSARYPDALRHHLQDDWLHHLRDDRLMLSGWGPVALTRAITRSLAEHDRFGAPPVWRYLPSCRVEEGMSVGGEQPWFEAVAPQEARRRALALQALTLALPGSVYMRQGDEIAPLDADLPTGPLALAGLVAERAAAQGSQFGSPLATVRHATYVRQEHHLATAPFAFVKGLDWCPRDVLAVLARDVLVLVNTSPRPIILPEHAEVLLSSGALEQDSGGLVVPPTTTVWMDASTVA, from the coding sequence GTGACCACCACGACGACGCTCGTCCACCGTGCGTACACCGGCCCGGGCCAGTGGTGGCGCGACAGGCTCGTATACGAGATCCCCTCCCCCGACCTGGGAGCTGGTGAGCTCGACGCCATGGGCGGCCTGTTCGAGCATGTGGTGTCCCTTGGCTTCGGCGCGGTCCTGGTTCGCCCCTCCCGGTTGGACACCAGCAGTGAAATGCCGGCCTTCCGCCGCTTCGCCGAGCGTGCGCATGAACTGGGACTGCGCGTGATCGTGCGCATCTCGGGCGCACTGATGCCGGTGACCGGCGTACACGCCGGCGAGGACAATCCGATCGTCGTCTTCCACGAGCGGGACCACGAGGGGCTGGTGGAGCGCGCGGAGAGCTTCCTTGCCGCAGGCGCGGACGGCGTGGACCTGGGCACGATCCTCCCGCCGGAGGCCTGGGACGAGTCGGACCTCGGAAGGCTGAGTGAGTACCTCGCAGCGGTCCAGTCCCTGCTGGTCGAGTACGTCCCCGAGGGGACTCTCGGTGCGGACGTGTCCGCCCGCTACCCGGACGCGCTGCGCCACCACCTGCAGGACGACTGGCTGCACCACCTGCGCGATGACCGCCTCATGCTCTCCGGGTGGGGCCCGGTGGCGCTTACGCGCGCCATTACCCGGTCTCTCGCTGAGCACGACCGCTTCGGCGCGCCGCCGGTGTGGCGTTATCTGCCGAGCTGCCGCGTGGAGGAGGGCATGTCAGTGGGCGGCGAGCAGCCGTGGTTCGAGGCCGTTGCGCCCCAGGAGGCACGGCGTCGGGCACTGGCCCTGCAAGCACTCACACTGGCACTGCCGGGCAGTGTCTACATGCGTCAGGGAGACGAGATCGCCCCCCTGGATGCCGATCTGCCGACCGGCCCCTTGGCGTTGGCAGGCCTCGTCGCCGAGCGCGCCGCCGCACAGGGCTCCCAGTTCGGCTCCCCCCTGGCCACCGTGCGCCACGCCACTTATGTTCGGCAGGAGCATCATCTCGCAACCGCGCCCTTCGCCTTCGTCAAGGGCCTGGACTGGTGCCCCCGGGATGTGCTGGCGGTGCTGGCCCGGGACGTGCTGGTGCTGGTCAATACCTCCCCCCGGCCGATCATTCTGCCGGAGCACGCCGAGGTGCTCTTGTCCTCCGGCGCGCTCGAGCAGGACAGCGGCGGCCTGGTGGTTCCGCCGACGACGACCGTCTGGATGGACGCCTCAACTGTTGCCTGA
- a CDS encoding sugar ABC transporter substrate-binding protein encodes MSLNRRSFLSMTAIATALAAAAACSSDDTTATSTASDAANAEPTDGQVVRDTSADLVIWTDEVKAGALKDVAQKWGDEQDIKVAVQIVADDLQGNFIAANSAGNGPDVVVAAHDWIGNLVQNGTISPITLDTTAQANYSQVALDAVTYDGQFYGVPYCVETLGLFVNKDLTDVTAPATIEELVEAGQASGAEVVLSLPVGESGDAYHMEPLYTSGGGYLFGTKSDGSLDATDVGVGGEGSIAAAEKIGELGAQGVLKKTVTGDNAISMFTEGKAAYLISGPWALGDINTAGINFELSKIPGFEGMGDARPFAGVNAFYVAAAGKNKAFAETFVADVAKDSTISEAMYAINPLPPVQQDLADKLKESDANMVKFMEFAENADPMPAIPEMSAIWGPLGMAEANIVNGSDPESTMTSAGDEIKSTLGL; translated from the coding sequence GTGTCCCTCAACCGTCGGTCGTTCCTCTCAATGACCGCTATCGCCACCGCCCTCGCCGCCGCAGCCGCTTGCAGCTCCGACGACACCACTGCGACGTCGACCGCGTCGGACGCGGCCAACGCCGAGCCCACCGACGGGCAGGTCGTCCGTGACACCAGCGCCGACCTGGTCATCTGGACCGACGAGGTCAAGGCCGGCGCACTGAAAGACGTTGCACAGAAGTGGGGGGATGAGCAGGACATCAAGGTGGCGGTGCAGATCGTCGCCGACGACCTCCAGGGCAACTTCATCGCCGCCAACTCCGCCGGCAACGGTCCGGACGTGGTCGTCGCCGCACACGACTGGATCGGCAACCTGGTGCAGAACGGCACCATCTCCCCCATCACCCTCGATACCACCGCGCAGGCCAACTACAGCCAGGTCGCGCTGGACGCCGTCACCTATGACGGCCAGTTCTACGGTGTGCCCTACTGCGTGGAGACGCTCGGCCTGTTCGTGAACAAGGACCTCACCGACGTCACCGCGCCCGCCACCATCGAGGAGCTCGTCGAGGCCGGTCAGGCCTCCGGCGCCGAGGTCGTGCTCTCCCTGCCCGTGGGCGAGTCCGGAGACGCCTACCACATGGAGCCGCTGTACACCTCCGGCGGCGGCTACCTGTTCGGCACCAAGAGCGACGGCTCCCTGGACGCCACCGACGTCGGCGTCGGCGGCGAGGGGTCCATCGCCGCCGCCGAGAAGATCGGCGAGCTGGGCGCCCAGGGCGTGCTGAAGAAGACCGTCACCGGCGACAACGCCATCTCCATGTTCACCGAGGGCAAGGCCGCCTACCTGATCTCCGGCCCCTGGGCACTGGGTGACATCAACACCGCCGGCATCAACTTCGAGCTGTCCAAGATCCCCGGCTTCGAGGGCATGGGCGACGCCCGCCCCTTCGCCGGCGTCAACGCCTTCTACGTGGCCGCCGCCGGCAAGAACAAGGCCTTCGCCGAGACCTTCGTGGCCGACGTCGCCAAGGACTCCACCATCTCCGAGGCCATGTACGCCATCAACCCGCTGCCGCCGGTCCAGCAGGACCTCGCCGACAAGCTGAAGGAGAGCGACGCCAACATGGTCAAGTTCATGGAGTTCGCGGAGAATGCCGACCCGATGCCGGCCATCCCCGAGATGTCCGCGATCTGGGGTCCGCTGGGCATGGCCGAGGCCAACATCGTCAATGGTTCCGACCCCGAGTCCACCATGACCAGCGCCGGGGACGAGATCAAGTCCACTCTCGGCCTGTGA
- a CDS encoding ABC transporter permease subunit, whose translation MTSPTAREQGVHDATGADNPASSHRTLRERTTTIRCVLGRVLVLGAALALAAYLVPLLIATQMWLWLFIVVAATAAMFVLYSTRRFIPGKYFFPGTFFLSVFLIVPIVMTVQTAFTNFGDGFRGTKEDAITSITNNSVVQAADSPLYNLSVATTGSAEEGPFTLFLVDADTDVVLYGADGETVQPATDVDVTVTDGFVTAADGYTILTGKQINAAYSTISTLTLSVSETSAIKVQGVRTAFEGTKTMVYDEETDSIRNVQTGDVYTVQKVGNSEYYVNANGDRLAQSWRQNVGLANFQRLFGNQSLLKQLGGAFAWTLIFAAGSMLLTFILGYFLALTLNDDRIRGKKLYRSFLLLPYAVPGFISLLIWSNFYNRDFGLINEMLNLNIDWLGDPTWAKIAVLLTNMWMGFPYMFIVCTGALQSIPDDLKEAARIDGANGWQTTTRVITPLLLVSVAPLLVSTFAFNFNNFNAIQLLTEGGPFAAGEYTRGGTDILISMVYRIAFGGSGADYGFASAVSVVLFVITGVLAAAQFTATRRLEDIH comes from the coding sequence ATGACCTCCCCCACCGCCCGCGAACAAGGCGTCCATGACGCCACTGGTGCGGACAACCCGGCTTCCTCCCACCGCACCCTGCGGGAGCGGACGACCACGATCCGCTGCGTGCTCGGCCGTGTGCTCGTCCTCGGTGCGGCCCTGGCCCTGGCCGCCTACCTGGTGCCGCTGCTGATCGCCACACAGATGTGGCTATGGCTGTTCATCGTGGTGGCGGCCACCGCCGCCATGTTCGTCCTGTACTCGACCAGGCGGTTCATCCCAGGCAAGTACTTCTTCCCGGGCACCTTCTTCCTCTCCGTCTTCCTGATCGTGCCGATCGTCATGACCGTCCAGACCGCCTTCACCAACTTCGGCGACGGCTTCCGCGGCACCAAGGAAGACGCCATCACCTCCATCACTAACAACTCCGTAGTCCAGGCTGCGGACTCCCCGCTGTACAACCTGTCCGTGGCCACGACCGGCAGCGCCGAGGAGGGCCCCTTCACCCTGTTCCTGGTGGACGCCGACACCGACGTGGTGCTCTACGGCGCCGACGGCGAGACGGTCCAGCCCGCCACGGACGTCGACGTAACGGTCACCGACGGCTTCGTCACCGCCGCAGACGGCTACACCATCCTGACCGGCAAGCAGATCAACGCCGCCTACAGCACCATCTCCACCCTGACCCTGTCCGTGTCCGAGACCAGCGCCATCAAGGTCCAGGGCGTGCGCACCGCCTTCGAGGGCACCAAGACCATGGTGTACGACGAGGAGACCGACTCGATCAGGAACGTGCAGACGGGCGACGTCTACACGGTGCAGAAAGTCGGCAACTCCGAGTACTACGTCAATGCCAACGGGGATCGCCTGGCCCAGTCCTGGCGGCAGAACGTCGGGCTGGCGAACTTCCAGCGCCTGTTCGGCAACCAGAGCCTGCTCAAGCAGCTGGGCGGCGCCTTCGCCTGGACCCTGATCTTCGCCGCCGGCTCCATGCTGCTGACCTTCATCCTCGGCTACTTCCTCGCGCTGACGCTCAACGACGACCGCATCCGGGGGAAGAAGCTGTACCGCTCCTTCCTGCTGCTGCCCTACGCGGTCCCCGGATTCATCTCCCTGCTCATCTGGTCGAACTTCTACAACCGCGACTTCGGACTCATCAACGAGATGCTCAACCTGAACATCGATTGGCTGGGCGACCCGACCTGGGCGAAGATCGCGGTCCTGCTGACCAACATGTGGATGGGCTTCCCCTACATGTTCATCGTGTGCACCGGTGCCCTGCAATCCATCCCCGATGACCTCAAGGAGGCGGCCCGCATCGACGGCGCCAACGGCTGGCAGACCACGACGCGCGTCATCACGCCGCTCCTGCTGGTGTCGGTCGCACCGCTGCTGGTAAGCACCTTCGCCTTCAACTTCAACAACTTCAACGCGATTCAGCTGCTCACCGAGGGCGGGCCATTCGCCGCCGGCGAGTACACCCGCGGCGGCACGGACATCCTCATCTCCATGGTCTACCGGATCGCCTTCGGCGGGTCCGGCGCCGACTATGGCTTCGCCTCCGCCGTCTCCGTCGTCCTGTTCGTAATCACCGGCGTCCTGGCCGCGGCGCAATTCACTGCCACCCGCCGCCTCGAGGACATCCACTGA
- a CDS encoding sugar ABC transporter permease, translated as MTNTSANAMTHASTDPAGGRTTASAPTTGAGTPTKQNRMPFGRWFREIGWRHIVGILALVFAAFPILYVISASLNPLGTVASTSLIPTRVSLVNYQTLLSGDKGPFTRWYLNTMIVCAIVAAAQIFFSVLAAYAFSRFRFKGRRGGLLALLLIMMFPTTLSMIAIYNMISGIGGVLPAIGLNTLLGYCLALMGGALGQVWLIKGTFDTIPKELDEAAILDGCTHWQVFYRILLPSLKPILATTFLLAFVGIISEFMLGSIFLTDDYKKTLAVGLYGMLSGDRSNNLGIFAAGSVMTMLPVIALFQYLQKYIVGGATAGAVKG; from the coding sequence ATGACCAACACCTCGGCCAACGCCATGACTCACGCCAGTACCGACCCAGCCGGAGGGAGGACGACAGCCTCAGCCCCCACGACCGGAGCCGGTACGCCCACCAAGCAGAACCGCATGCCCTTCGGCCGCTGGTTCCGCGAGATCGGCTGGCGCCACATCGTCGGCATCCTTGCACTCGTCTTCGCCGCCTTCCCGATCCTGTACGTCATCTCCGCCTCCCTCAACCCCCTGGGCACGGTCGCCTCGACCTCGCTGATCCCCACCCGGGTCAGCCTGGTCAACTACCAGACGCTGCTGAGCGGGGACAAGGGCCCCTTCACCCGCTGGTACCTCAACACCATGATCGTGTGCGCGATCGTGGCGGCCGCACAGATCTTCTTCTCCGTGCTCGCCGCTTACGCCTTCAGCCGCTTCCGCTTCAAGGGCCGTCGCGGGGGCCTGCTGGCGCTGCTGCTGATCATGATGTTCCCCACCACGCTGTCCATGATCGCCATTTACAACATGATCTCCGGCATCGGGGGCGTGCTTCCCGCCATCGGTCTGAACACCCTGCTGGGCTACTGCCTTGCGCTCATGGGCGGCGCCCTGGGACAGGTGTGGCTCATCAAGGGCACCTTCGACACCATCCCCAAGGAGCTTGATGAGGCGGCCATCCTCGACGGCTGCACCCACTGGCAGGTCTTCTACCGGATTCTGCTGCCCTCCCTGAAGCCCATTCTGGCCACCACCTTCCTGCTGGCCTTCGTCGGCATCATCTCCGAGTTCATGCTGGGATCGATCTTCCTGACGGATGACTACAAGAAGACGCTCGCCGTCGGCCTGTACGGCATGCTCTCCGGCGACCGCTCCAACAACCTCGGCATCTTCGCCGCCGGCTCGGTCATGACGATGCTGCCCGTGATCGCCCTGTTCCAGTACCTGCAGAAGTACATCGTCGGCGGCGCCACCGCCGGCGCGGTGAAGGGCTGA